The nucleotide sequence ACTGTTAACCAAGCCTTAAGCAGTATAAAGAAACATAAACGCTTTTGGACACGGTTTATCTCCCTAACTGATCACACTGAAATTGATGAAACTGAGATGGAATATGCTGAATTAGACAAATTACTGCTGAGATTACCTGAGCGTGCCAGAATTGTTTTTGTTTTGTTTGCCATTGAAGGTTATCAGCATAATGAAATAGCACTACAATTGAACATAGCGCAAGGCACCAGTAAGGCTCAATATCATAGAGCAAGAAAACTACTGCAGGAGATGATGTCATGAATAATAGCAATAAACGACTTGATAATATGATATCAAACTTACCT is from Shewanella sp. MTB7 and encodes:
- a CDS encoding RNA polymerase sigma factor; the encoded protein is MSAQVGFIKPCEIPESELIEQAKQGDRNAFKQLYLNHHKRVYGICYRLCGQTFLAEEATQDTFVRLWQKLPLFRGDSQFSIWLHSMTVNQALSSIKKHKRFWTRFISLTDHTEIDETEMEYAELDKLLLRLPERARIVFVLFAIEGYQHNEIALQLNIAQGTSKAQYHRARKLLQEMMS